A genome region from Maridesulfovibrio salexigens DSM 2638 includes the following:
- a CDS encoding FliI/YscN family ATPase produces the protein MADMKGCTQLLSALDPCRSYGRVSKVVGLIAEGKGIKAPLGSVCQLIPEEAESPIAAEVVGFRDGACLFMPYGEMHGISPGSLIENSKTPPKVPVGMNLLGRAVDAFGEPIDGKGPIIPDAYNPLHRDPPNPLERPRINEPLDVGVKAINGLLTLGKGQRMGIMAGSGVGKSTLLSMMARYTVADINVIALIGERGREVVEFIERDLGPEGLARSVLVIATSDKSPLIRLRAAYTATAIAEYFRDLNKDVLLMMDSVTRFAMAGREVGLAAGEPPTRGGYTPSVFAQLPKLLERAGKNPNGSITGVYTVLVDGDDFTEPIADAVRSILDGHIVLTRDLADQGHYPCIDVLKSVSRVRGDIVQNDIVAAGRKVLGQLATFRKVEDMVNIGAYQKGANPEIDTAIKMVPAINGFLQQLVEDKQTIDESFAKLMELAAAS, from the coding sequence ATGGCCGACATGAAAGGCTGCACTCAACTCCTCTCCGCACTGGACCCCTGCCGCAGCTACGGCCGGGTCAGCAAGGTTGTAGGCTTAATTGCCGAAGGTAAAGGCATCAAGGCCCCCTTAGGATCAGTCTGCCAACTCATTCCCGAAGAAGCAGAATCCCCCATCGCTGCCGAGGTAGTCGGTTTCCGGGATGGAGCCTGCTTGTTCATGCCTTACGGAGAAATGCATGGCATCAGCCCCGGAAGTCTGATTGAGAACTCCAAAACACCTCCCAAAGTCCCTGTAGGCATGAACCTGCTGGGACGAGCTGTAGACGCATTTGGCGAACCAATTGACGGCAAAGGGCCGATCATTCCCGATGCTTACAATCCCCTGCATCGCGACCCACCCAACCCGCTGGAACGCCCGCGTATCAATGAACCGCTCGATGTTGGTGTTAAAGCCATCAACGGCTTGCTGACACTGGGCAAGGGTCAGCGCATGGGTATTATGGCCGGCTCCGGTGTCGGTAAATCGACACTACTCTCCATGATGGCCCGTTACACAGTAGCTGACATCAACGTCATCGCCCTGATCGGTGAGCGTGGTCGTGAGGTTGTGGAATTTATAGAACGCGATTTAGGACCGGAAGGACTCGCCCGTTCTGTGCTGGTTATCGCCACCTCGGACAAAAGTCCGCTTATCCGTCTGCGTGCGGCCTATACCGCCACCGCCATTGCCGAATATTTCCGGGATTTGAATAAAGATGTGCTCTTAATGATGGATTCAGTTACCCGCTTTGCCATGGCCGGTCGTGAGGTAGGTCTTGCAGCAGGTGAACCGCCGACACGTGGGGGGTACACTCCTTCAGTTTTCGCACAGCTGCCTAAACTTCTGGAGCGCGCAGGTAAAAACCCAAACGGTTCCATAACCGGGGTCTACACAGTACTTGTTGATGGTGATGACTTCACCGAACCCATTGCCGATGCTGTACGTTCTATTCTTGACGGTCACATCGTGCTCACTCGCGACCTTGCCGACCAAGGGCACTACCCTTGCATCGATGTTCTTAAAAGTGTCAGTCGTGTTCGCGGAGACATTGTTCAAAACGACATTGTTGCTGCCGGACGTAAGGTCCTCGGCCAGTTGGCTACTTTCCGTAAAGTGGAAGACATGGTCAATATCGGTGCCTACCAGAAAGGTGCAAACCCGGAAATTGACACTGCTATAAAAATGGTCCCGGCGATCAATGGATTCCTGCAACAGCTTGTTGAAGACAAACAGACGATTGACGAAAGCTTTGCTAAACTGATGGAACTTGCAGCAGCTAGTTAA
- a CDS encoding transporter substrate-binding domain-containing protein: MNKSILLSFIAAILILLPAIAAASTPLIITHSSSMPPLAFINKEGEPDGVLIDFWKEWSEQVEVEIIFKLQPWKEAVQETVNGKADINGGMFYSESRAKKLLYGDYLFHIKGSLFTTPDIIVNDQIADGQSCGVIKADYSKIFMEEHFPYTKLMLFNSAAEMFNAAAEGRVKAFVADYPVAIYLLSELGIANSFKCVKDLYTRNLYPTVGRHNPDLIKRINLDMAAIPQKRKKTIINKWLDFTPDSEEHRKTAAAIVFLALIAMTYIHRNEIRTAFKFVKDKLV, translated from the coding sequence ATGAATAAATCCATACTACTCTCCTTCATTGCCGCAATATTAATCCTGCTGCCTGCAATAGCTGCTGCATCTACTCCTTTAATCATTACCCACTCTTCCAGCATGCCCCCTCTGGCTTTCATTAACAAAGAAGGTGAACCGGATGGAGTTCTCATTGATTTCTGGAAAGAATGGTCTGAACAGGTAGAGGTAGAAATAATATTCAAGCTTCAGCCTTGGAAAGAGGCCGTACAGGAGACTGTCAATGGCAAGGCAGATATCAATGGAGGTATGTTCTATTCAGAAAGTCGCGCAAAGAAACTGCTCTACGGAGACTACCTCTTCCATATCAAAGGGAGTCTTTTTACAACCCCGGACATCATTGTAAATGACCAAATTGCAGATGGACAAAGCTGCGGTGTAATCAAGGCTGACTATTCAAAAATTTTCATGGAAGAACATTTTCCTTATACCAAGTTAATGCTTTTCAACTCTGCAGCAGAAATGTTCAATGCAGCGGCGGAAGGAAGAGTTAAAGCCTTTGTAGCCGATTATCCTGTAGCCATCTATCTGCTAAGCGAACTGGGCATAGCGAATTCATTCAAATGCGTTAAGGATCTATACACAAGAAATCTTTACCCAACTGTGGGCAGGCATAACCCAGACTTAATCAAAAGAATCAATTTGGACATGGCCGCCATACCTCAGAAAAGGAAAAAAACGATCATAAATAAATGGCTGGACTTTACGCCCGATAGTGAGGAACACCGTAAAACAGCAGCCGCAATTGTTTTTTTAGCCTTAATAGCAATGACATACATACACCGCAACGAGATCCGGACAGCCTTCAAATTCGTCAAAGACAAATTAGTTTAA
- the fliE gene encoding flagellar hook-basal body complex protein FliE — protein MSIRNVAMQAYTNAIQNQQKFDKKFDKTMDLNKAEPNSFSETLTDSIKGVNELQGQKKQMIEEFASGKTQNVHELMISLQKASVAMTMTSTVRTKVMTAYQEVMKMPF, from the coding sequence ATGTCTATTAGAAACGTAGCAATGCAGGCATACACCAATGCCATCCAGAACCAGCAGAAGTTTGACAAAAAGTTCGACAAGACCATGGACCTTAACAAGGCCGAGCCGAACTCTTTTTCCGAAACCCTGACTGACTCAATTAAAGGTGTTAACGAACTTCAGGGCCAGAAAAAACAGATGATAGAAGAATTCGCTTCCGGCAAAACCCAGAATGTTCACGAATTGATGATTTCATTACAAAAAGCCAGCGTTGCCATGACCATGACCAGCACTGTACGCACCAAAGTTATGACTGCGTACCAGGAAGTCATGAAAATGCCTTTCTAA
- the fliG gene encoding flagellar motor switch protein FliG, whose product MSTPFTGNQKTAIVLLALGDKFTAETFKRMNRQEIADVSRAMLEMDSVPKEQVLEVLKEFNETLAYGAELLMGGADQVKRLLSKSLDEETAKYILDKLDLESGPAPFQELQNVSPKILAQILRNEHPQTLALIIGHLHPDQAADLISNLPGGVRAEVLMRLAKLEAVAEEMLMEVDRVLQSQLIAMGGKEGKKVGGVPAVAEILNAVDRSTEEEVLSEIEEESTQMAEEIRNLMFVFEDIKGLDDRAIRELLKEVSNEELTTALKGASDDLQELFFKNMSERASNMIREDLEIMGPVKLSDVEAAQQNIVKNIRRLEDEGRIMISRGSGDVFV is encoded by the coding sequence TTGTCTACGCCGTTCACCGGTAATCAAAAAACAGCGATTGTACTTCTTGCCCTTGGGGACAAGTTTACCGCTGAAACCTTCAAACGCATGAACCGTCAGGAAATTGCCGACGTGTCAAGAGCCATGCTGGAGATGGATTCAGTCCCTAAAGAACAGGTTTTGGAAGTACTCAAAGAGTTTAATGAAACTCTGGCATATGGAGCTGAGCTCCTCATGGGCGGAGCCGATCAGGTCAAAAGACTGCTCAGCAAATCCCTTGATGAGGAAACCGCAAAATACATTCTGGATAAGCTCGACCTTGAAAGCGGGCCTGCTCCGTTTCAGGAACTCCAGAACGTCAGCCCCAAGATTCTGGCTCAGATTCTCAGAAACGAGCACCCGCAGACACTGGCCCTTATTATCGGGCATCTGCACCCGGATCAGGCAGCGGACCTTATATCCAACCTGCCCGGCGGCGTAAGAGCCGAAGTGCTTATGAGACTTGCCAAGCTTGAAGCTGTTGCAGAAGAAATGCTCATGGAAGTTGATCGGGTGCTGCAAAGCCAGCTGATCGCCATGGGCGGCAAGGAAGGCAAGAAAGTGGGCGGCGTACCCGCAGTAGCAGAAATCCTCAACGCCGTAGACCGCTCCACCGAAGAGGAAGTTCTTTCAGAAATCGAGGAAGAATCCACCCAGATGGCCGAAGAAATCAGGAACCTCATGTTCGTTTTCGAAGACATCAAGGGACTGGACGACCGCGCGATCCGCGAACTGCTCAAGGAAGTTTCAAACGAAGAGCTCACCACCGCACTCAAGGGTGCCTCCGACGATTTACAGGAGCTCTTCTTCAAGAACATGTCCGAGCGTGCTTCCAATATGATCCGCGAAGACCTCGAAATCATGGGACCTGTAAAGCTCTCCGATGTGGAAGCTGCACAGCAGAATATTGTTAAGAACATCCGCCGCCTCGAAGACGAGGGCCGGATTATGATCAGCAGAGGTTCAGGAGATGTCTTTGTCTAA
- the infA gene encoding translation initiation factor IF-1: MAKEEGIEVEGIVQEALPNAMFKVELENGHVILGHISGKMRKHYIRILPGDRVKVELSPYDLTRGRITFRMK, encoded by the coding sequence ATGGCTAAAGAAGAAGGTATTGAAGTAGAGGGTATAGTTCAGGAAGCATTGCCTAATGCTATGTTCAAGGTTGAGCTTGAAAACGGGCATGTCATTCTGGGGCATATTTCCGGTAAAATGCGCAAGCATTACATACGCATTCTGCCGGGTGACAGAGTTAAGGTCGAGCTTTCGCCATATGACCTGACTCGAGGGCGGATTACCTTCCGCATGAAATAA
- a CDS encoding FliH/SctL family protein: MSLSKTEDNKFYTGRVIMGLDSNNKTQEMTIQEMEGKKKPTWNEDTDREYYERVKAKAQNMAKEIIAKAMAEAEQIRANAQAEGYAAGQQQAAQEAEQHLIGFSQNVAQTLQNIQDQSHNVMMAQSADAISLIFMVIEKTLAVEMETRRQEILASLLDDALNRIDSMTQLVIKVSPADSEIIGPLLEQARTEHPDLAKWRIKADPAIDNGGVIVEAADAMIENTVTSRWEGVQEILGQLTPGTGE; this comes from the coding sequence ATGTCTTTGTCTAAGACTGAAGACAATAAGTTCTACACCGGTAGGGTTATCATGGGTCTTGATTCCAACAACAAGACTCAAGAGATGACTATACAGGAAATGGAAGGCAAGAAGAAGCCGACCTGGAACGAAGACACTGACCGCGAATATTATGAGCGGGTCAAAGCCAAAGCTCAGAACATGGCCAAGGAAATTATTGCCAAGGCCATGGCTGAGGCGGAACAGATCCGTGCCAATGCTCAAGCCGAAGGTTACGCAGCAGGCCAGCAACAGGCTGCGCAGGAAGCTGAACAGCATTTGATAGGCTTCAGCCAGAATGTTGCTCAAACCCTGCAAAACATTCAGGACCAATCACACAATGTCATGATGGCTCAGTCAGCTGATGCCATATCACTGATCTTCATGGTCATTGAAAAGACACTGGCCGTAGAAATGGAAACCCGCAGACAGGAAATTCTTGCATCCTTGCTGGATGATGCCCTGAACCGCATTGATTCCATGACACAGCTTGTAATTAAGGTCTCACCTGCTGACAGTGAAATCATCGGTCCCCTGCTGGAACAGGCTCGAACTGAACATCCCGACCTCGCCAAGTGGCGGATTAAAGCTGATCCTGCCATCGACAATGGCGGTGTAATTGTTGAAGCCGCCGATGCTATGATCGAAAACACGGTGACTTCCCGCTGGGAAGGCGTTCAGGAAATTCTCGGACAACTCACGCCAGGAACAGGAGAATAG
- the flgC gene encoding flagellar basal body rod protein FlgC, translating to MNFFTALDIGASGLKAQREYLNVVSMNMANAKTTRTAEGGPYRRKSVSMESSPVLSPFETAMNQQLNQQLRGVTVRGIVSDTRPFKEVYEPNHPDADKKGIVRYPDINVVEEMVNMITISRSYEANAQAVDSAKRMFNRALRIGMGQ from the coding sequence ATGAACTTCTTCACAGCACTTGATATCGGAGCTTCGGGTCTCAAAGCCCAAAGGGAGTATCTGAACGTTGTGTCCATGAACATGGCAAACGCCAAGACAACACGTACAGCCGAAGGCGGTCCCTACCGCCGCAAAAGTGTTTCCATGGAGTCAAGCCCTGTTCTCTCACCTTTCGAAACCGCCATGAACCAGCAGCTTAACCAGCAGCTGCGGGGCGTAACTGTCCGAGGCATCGTCTCCGACACCCGTCCCTTTAAAGAGGTTTATGAGCCCAACCACCCTGATGCAGATAAAAAGGGAATCGTCAGATATCCGGACATCAACGTGGTTGAAGAGATGGTCAACATGATCACCATCAGCAGATCGTACGAAGCCAATGCGCAGGCAGTGGACTCTGCCAAACGGATGTTCAACCGTGCATTGAGAATTGGAATGGGCCAGTAA
- a CDS encoding IMP cyclohydrolase — MDMLPVKRGVLSVTDKSGLAEFAAELAGFGVELISTGGTRKMLLDAGLEVKSVSDVTGFPEIMGGRVKTLHPSVHGGILADKDNPEHLSTLDEHGIETIDMVCVNLYNFAKAVSEGQDLKNAVEQIDIGGPTMLRASAKNFHSVLVVPSPVHYPRILEDMKKNDGKVSLALRKDLAAETFALVSEYDSMIAKYLADHDA, encoded by the coding sequence ATGGATATGTTGCCTGTAAAGCGCGGAGTACTCAGTGTTACTGATAAATCCGGTCTTGCTGAATTTGCGGCTGAGTTGGCTGGCTTCGGTGTGGAACTCATCAGCACCGGCGGCACAAGAAAAATGCTTCTTGATGCCGGACTTGAGGTTAAGTCTGTAAGTGATGTGACCGGTTTTCCCGAAATCATGGGCGGTCGCGTAAAGACCCTGCACCCCAGCGTGCATGGTGGTATCCTTGCGGACAAGGATAATCCTGAACACCTGTCGACTCTTGATGAACATGGAATCGAGACTATCGATATGGTTTGCGTTAACCTCTACAATTTTGCCAAGGCTGTTAGCGAAGGGCAGGATCTGAAGAACGCTGTCGAGCAGATCGACATCGGCGGTCCTACTATGCTGCGTGCTTCAGCCAAGAATTTTCATTCTGTTCTGGTTGTCCCCAGTCCGGTACATTACCCCCGTATTCTTGAAGACATGAAAAAGAACGACGGCAAGGTTTCTCTCGCCCTGAGAAAAGACCTCGCTGCGGAAACTTTTGCGCTTGTATCTGAATACGATTCCATGATCGCCAAATATCTGGCAGATCACGACGCTTAG
- the fliF gene encoding flagellar basal-body MS-ring/collar protein FliF yields the protein MPNFIVEYLGKFQTFWSDRTVSQRIMIGGLAATVVIAFILMVFWLNQTEYRVLYTKLYAEDASRVVSILQSTKEPYKIQDNGSTILVPADKVYDLRLKIAGEGALHGQGIGYEIFDEVQIGQTDFIQRINYQRALQGELARTISEFPQVERARVHLVLPAKSLFIEEQVDPSASVVLKLKDGEKLADKQIKGVLNLVVMSVEGLKPEHVTITDMRGQVLYQPEDDGGLGLNITNSQLEYKSGLESKIEQRIQRLLMPIVGPDKVIAKVNADLDFRQRTIKTEAYDPDGQVARSEQTSEETTRGTANVDGGVPEANFRGDGFTGTATTQDSARETRTTNYEINKEEQQIIVPVGELKRLSVAVIVDGTYTKNPDTGEMTYVPRSEEEMQRIRELVSSAVGYDEVRGDIVEVSNMSFGMQDMFGDEGLMRTMLEYAQRLGKPFLNGLLIFLFLILVVRPVIMALIKPRVAEEEIDEVAGLPEAGERLAIDESDLDEEALDTARRLENAKAQALQLSEKNMDQAVQVLKSWLKQEAA from the coding sequence ATGCCAAATTTCATCGTTGAGTATCTGGGTAAATTTCAGACCTTCTGGTCCGACCGAACTGTTTCGCAGAGAATTATGATCGGTGGGCTAGCGGCCACAGTCGTAATTGCCTTCATCCTCATGGTTTTCTGGCTCAACCAGACAGAATACCGTGTTCTCTACACCAAGCTGTATGCTGAAGATGCTTCCCGTGTTGTTTCCATCCTGCAATCCACCAAAGAGCCCTACAAAATTCAGGATAACGGCTCTACCATTTTGGTTCCTGCAGACAAGGTGTACGACCTGCGTCTGAAAATTGCCGGAGAAGGAGCTCTGCACGGGCAGGGAATCGGTTATGAAATTTTCGATGAAGTCCAGATCGGACAGACAGACTTCATCCAGCGAATCAACTACCAGCGAGCCCTTCAGGGTGAACTGGCCAGAACAATCAGCGAATTCCCACAGGTTGAACGCGCCAGAGTCCATCTGGTACTGCCTGCGAAATCCCTTTTTATTGAAGAACAGGTTGATCCTTCTGCTTCCGTAGTACTTAAGCTCAAAGACGGCGAAAAACTGGCAGACAAGCAGATTAAAGGTGTTCTTAACCTTGTAGTAATGTCTGTTGAAGGCTTGAAGCCGGAACATGTCACTATTACTGATATGCGTGGTCAGGTACTTTACCAGCCTGAAGATGACGGCGGTCTGGGACTGAACATCACCAACAGCCAGCTCGAATACAAATCCGGCCTTGAATCCAAGATCGAGCAGCGCATCCAGCGCCTGCTCATGCCCATCGTCGGCCCGGACAAAGTAATTGCAAAAGTCAACGCGGATCTCGACTTCAGACAGCGCACCATCAAGACAGAAGCATACGACCCTGACGGTCAGGTTGCGCGTTCTGAACAGACCAGCGAAGAAACTACCCGTGGAACCGCTAACGTTGACGGCGGCGTACCCGAAGCAAACTTCAGGGGTGACGGTTTCACCGGAACAGCGACCACTCAGGATTCAGCTCGTGAAACCCGTACCACCAACTATGAAATCAACAAAGAAGAACAGCAGATCATAGTTCCCGTCGGAGAACTCAAACGCCTTAGCGTAGCGGTTATTGTTGACGGAACTTACACTAAAAATCCTGACACAGGCGAAATGACCTACGTACCCCGCTCTGAAGAAGAAATGCAGCGCATCCGGGAACTGGTCAGCTCAGCTGTAGGCTATGACGAAGTACGCGGTGACATCGTTGAGGTCTCCAATATGTCCTTCGGCATGCAGGATATGTTCGGCGATGAAGGTCTCATGCGCACCATGCTTGAATACGCACAACGCCTTGGTAAGCCTTTCCTTAACGGCCTGTTGATCTTCCTCTTCCTGATCCTGGTTGTACGCCCGGTAATCATGGCCCTGATCAAGCCCCGTGTGGCTGAAGAAGAAATTGATGAAGTTGCAGGTCTGCCTGAAGCAGGAGAAAGACTCGCAATTGATGAAAGTGATCTTGACGAAGAGGCTCTTGATACGGCACGTAGACTGGAGAACGCCAAGGCTCAGGCTCTGCAACTCTCGGAAAAGAACATGGATCAGGCTGTGCAGGTGCTGAAGAGCTGGCTGAAGCAGGAGGCAGCTTAA
- a CDS encoding tetratricopeptide repeat protein, whose translation MSHLDYEINKELGECYLFMGELDKAEDYYKKAAGSNGVHPDPYIGLATIAVQRGEYDAAMSLYEKAHQVEATDKSFAGMGLIQMETSRQDEAFENFSQALEINISNMVALFGIIRIGHEAERMAEAIPFLERFLEVDPEKHEVRYSLAGLYICMEQKDKAVEQLEMILEKDPANEAAKELMSQI comes from the coding sequence ATGAGTCATTTAGATTATGAAATTAACAAGGAACTCGGTGAGTGTTATCTGTTCATGGGCGAACTGGATAAGGCTGAAGATTACTACAAGAAGGCTGCCGGCTCCAACGGCGTGCATCCCGATCCTTATATCGGGCTTGCTACCATCGCGGTTCAACGCGGTGAATACGACGCCGCCATGTCCCTGTACGAAAAAGCACATCAGGTAGAAGCTACCGATAAGAGCTTTGCAGGTATGGGCTTGATTCAGATGGAAACCTCCCGTCAGGACGAAGCTTTTGAGAATTTTTCTCAGGCTCTCGAAATCAACATCAGCAACATGGTTGCTCTTTTCGGCATCATCAGGATCGGTCACGAGGCTGAAAGAATGGCTGAAGCTATTCCTTTCCTCGAGAGATTCCTCGAAGTTGATCCCGAGAAGCACGAAGTCCGCTACTCCCTCGCAGGTCTTTACATCTGCATGGAGCAGAAGGATAAGGCTGTCGAGCAGCTTGAAATGATCCTTGAAAAGGATCCCGCAAATGAAGCGGCTAAGGAACTGATGAGCCAGATTTAG
- the flgB gene encoding flagellar basal body rod protein FlgB has protein sequence MKGLFGSHIQLTGKVLDLRLQRQNLVSSNLANVNTPGYKEKRLEFEEDLQKAMNLDAKGKMTRTSKMHIPTAFDANKFEGDTISKFEPRVIHGENRVDMDKEMVTMAKNTLYYNALSQVIGKNFQGMTKIIQEGAR, from the coding sequence ATGAAAGGACTTTTCGGAAGCCACATCCAATTGACAGGCAAAGTACTCGACCTGAGATTGCAGCGTCAAAACCTTGTCTCCTCCAATCTGGCTAACGTCAACACCCCCGGCTACAAGGAAAAACGCCTTGAATTTGAAGAAGACCTTCAGAAAGCCATGAACCTTGATGCGAAGGGAAAAATGACCAGAACCAGCAAGATGCATATCCCCACAGCTTTTGATGCAAACAAATTTGAAGGGGATACTATTTCAAAGTTCGAACCCAGAGTCATTCACGGTGAAAACCGTGTCGACATGGATAAAGAGATGGTCACCATGGCCAAGAACACTCTTTACTACAATGCCCTCTCTCAGGTTATTGGGAAAAATTTTCAGGGAATGACCAAAATCATTCAGGAAGGAGCTAGGTAA
- the hflX gene encoding GTPase HflX, translating to MKRINRLADRRYNDPNGFTNEQARELSFLSHEIGRQIGLLVNRQGKPEMILVGDPGSIYIPELPRARQAEGRLRGLRLLHTHISGENLSEEDLMDMVFLRLDSVSVIASDPHGEPDFVQYAYLLPPGAGSKPYEQLAPVRWDRADMDLPAQIKALEDEFRRADRTRDTTDKRERAIVVSVSQDPKSVQERSLDELEDLADTAGLKVEGRLVQRIRKLNPKFIMGKGKLAELEVIALQADAEVILFDQELSAAQMRNLAKLTERKILDRTQLILDIFAQHATTRAGKLQVEMAQLKYTMPRLVGKNRAMSRLMGGIGGRGPGETKLEIDRRRIKDKLTKLGNELKKVSRQRGFTRERRARAGVPVVSLVGYTNAGKSTLLNTLTNSGVLAEDKLFATLDPTSRRIRFPREQELILTDTVGFIRQLPKELKEAFRATLEELEAADVLLHVCDSSHPEVDEQIAAVNNIVADMKLGDVATILVLNKWDKLDDEQRELMRNTYPQGIPSSAVDRRSLNLLVEEILNAIDRLGHKL from the coding sequence TTGAAACGCATCAATCGTCTTGCGGACCGCCGTTACAATGATCCCAACGGGTTCACCAACGAGCAGGCCCGTGAGCTCTCTTTTCTCAGTCATGAAATCGGACGCCAGATAGGTCTGCTTGTTAACAGGCAGGGCAAACCGGAAATGATTCTGGTCGGTGATCCGGGCTCAATCTATATCCCCGAATTGCCCAGAGCACGTCAGGCCGAAGGGCGTTTGCGCGGTTTGAGGCTCCTGCACACCCACATTTCCGGAGAAAACCTGTCCGAGGAAGACCTCATGGATATGGTTTTCCTGCGTCTGGACAGCGTCAGCGTTATTGCTTCCGATCCTCATGGTGAGCCTGATTTCGTTCAGTATGCATATCTGCTTCCTCCCGGCGCTGGTTCTAAGCCTTATGAACAGTTGGCACCAGTTCGTTGGGACCGTGCAGATATGGACCTGCCGGCCCAGATTAAAGCGCTTGAAGATGAATTTCGCCGTGCGGACCGTACCCGCGATACAACAGATAAACGTGAACGGGCCATTGTGGTCAGTGTTTCACAGGACCCCAAGTCCGTGCAGGAACGCTCCCTTGATGAACTGGAAGATCTTGCCGATACCGCGGGACTGAAGGTTGAAGGGCGGCTGGTTCAGCGTATCCGTAAGCTCAATCCTAAATTTATCATGGGTAAAGGTAAGCTGGCTGAACTTGAAGTTATTGCTTTGCAGGCTGACGCGGAAGTGATCCTTTTTGACCAGGAACTTTCTGCCGCCCAGATGCGTAACCTCGCCAAGCTGACCGAGCGGAAGATTCTTGACCGTACTCAGTTGATTCTTGATATTTTTGCTCAGCACGCCACTACCCGCGCCGGTAAATTGCAAGTGGAAATGGCGCAGCTGAAATATACCATGCCGCGTCTTGTTGGTAAGAACCGGGCTATGTCCAGACTCATGGGTGGTATCGGTGGTCGTGGCCCCGGTGAAACAAAACTGGAAATCGACCGTCGCCGGATCAAAGACAAGCTGACCAAGTTAGGTAATGAACTCAAAAAAGTCAGCCGCCAGCGTGGGTTCACCCGTGAACGCCGTGCCCGTGCCGGGGTTCCGGTTGTATCGCTTGTCGGGTACACCAACGCCGGAAAATCTACCTTGCTCAACACTCTGACCAACAGCGGAGTGCTGGCTGAAGACAAGCTCTTCGCTACCCTTGATCCTACCAGCAGACGTATTCGTTTCCCGCGTGAGCAGGAACTTATCCTTACTGATACGGTTGGATTTATCCGTCAATTGCCGAAGGAATTGAAGGAAGCTTTCCGAGCGACTCTCGAAGAATTGGAGGCTGCGGATGTATTGCTTCACGTTTGTGATTCATCACACCCTGAAGTGGATGAGCAGATAGCGGCGGTGAATAATATTGTTGCCGATATGAAACTTGGTGATGTGGCGACCATCCTCGTGCTCAATAAATGGGATAAGCTGGATGATGAACAGCGAGAACTGATGCGAAACACATATCCGCAGGGTATTCCGTCCAGTGCAGTGGACCGCCGTTCACTGAATCTTTTGGTGGAAGAAATTCTCAACGCCATCGATAGGCTCGGGCATAAATTGTAA
- a CDS encoding cold-shock protein — MSLKGVVSWFNDIKGFGFIVDEAGRDIYVHYSEVLRDGFKTLNVGEKVVFEVIDEDTAPKATAVRIINY; from the coding sequence ATGAGTTTAAAAGGGGTAGTCAGCTGGTTCAACGATATCAAGGGATTCGGCTTTATTGTGGATGAAGCCGGAAGGGATATCTATGTCCATTATTCTGAAGTGCTTCGCGATGGATTCAAGACCTTGAATGTTGGTGAGAAAGTTGTCTTCGAAGTAATAGATGAAGACACGGCTCCCAAAGCTACTGCTGTTCGAATCATTAATTATTAG